GGTATTACGGTCCTTCCCACGAATTCCACTGTGGCTCGCACTTTCTGTTATATTGCCACCAAATTGGCCTAGTACATGGGTTTATTTCGGAATAATAATCGTTTTGTCGTTTATAGGATGGATGGGTGTCGCGAGAGTAGTTCGCGGGATGACACTTAGTTTAAAAGAAAAGGAGTTCGTAGTAGCTGCAAAGGTATGCGGTGTTAAAGACTTTAAGATTATAACAAAGCACATAATACCTAACTTATCCAGTTATTTGATAGTTGTCGCAACCCTGTCAATTCCAGGAATGATACTTGGTGAAAGTACCATAAGCTTCCTCGGGCTTGGAATTAAAGAACCAATGACGAGCTGGGGTCTTCTTTTAAAGGATGCACAATCACTGTCAGAAATAGCGATTCACCCCTGGTTAATCATTCCAGGAGCTTTCATAATGATTTCCGTACTCGCATTCAACTTCATGGGTGACGGTTTAAGGGATGCTATTGATCCCTACAGAACCGTCGAAAAGGTGTAAGAGGTGTTCAGCATGGAGACTATCAACCAAAAAGCGGAAATGCTGGAAAATGTGCTTGAAGTTGAAAACTTAAAAGTTCATTTTCGAACCCCTGAGGGTATTGTGAGAGCGGTCAATGGAATATCTTTCACGCTCAAAAAGCAAGAAACGCTGGCCCTAGTTGGAGAATCTGGTTGTGGGAAAAGCGTTACCGCTCAGGCGATAATGGGTTTACTAAAATCTCCGCCTGCGATAATTTCCGGAGAAATCAAATTTAGATCTAAACCAATCACCGAGACGATGTTAATCAGCAGTATACGGGGTAAAAATATAACAATGGTTTTCCAAGAACCTATGTCGTCTTTCGATCCTCTTTACACGATTGGATATCAAATCGCTGAAGTAGTCGAAAAACATCTTGGTATAAAGAAGAAGGACTCAAAAGAGCTTATTATTTCAATGCTGAGGAGGGTACATATCCCTGATGCAGAACGTCGTTACAATGAATATCCTCATCAAATGAGCGGAGGAATGCTTCAAAGAATAATGATAGCCTTGGCGCTTATAACAAACCCGGAGATCCTAATTGCAGACGAGCCAACCACAGCTTTAGATGTAACCATACAGGCGCAGGTACTAAAACTGATGAACGAATTGAAACAAGAGATGAAAATGTCCACGATATTTATTACGCACGACCTTGGAATTGTTGCGGAGATCGCAGACCGAGTGATTGTCATGTATGCTGGTAGGGTTGTGGAGCGAGGAAGCGTCTACGACATATTTGAATCTCCGTTACATCCTTACACAAAAGGGTTGCTTGAGTCAAAAATCAAATCTGCCATAAGAGGTAGGGAATTACCTTACATCCCCGGATTTGTTCCGTCTTCAACGCAGATACCCGAAGGTTGTCCATTCCACCCAAGATGCAAATATGCAATGGATATTTGCAGAAAACAAGAACCTGGTACTTTCGAGCTGGGTTCTCATGTTGTTAATTGTCATCTTTATGCTGAAGAAAACAGAGCTTAAAGCTTGCAGAGCTTCGCGAGGTGAAAACAAATGAATTTTGATAGTCCTCAAAACAAAATAATTGATTTGGTGAATCTCAAGAAGTATTTCCCAATAAGAGCGGGCGTTTTTTTACAAATAAAGGGTTGGGTAAAAGCTCTTGAAAATGTTTCTCTGTCAATTCAAAAAGATAAAGTGATTGGAGTTGTGGGTGAATCAGGGTGTGGTAAGACAACTTTAGCAAAGCTGATCGTTAAAATCCATGAACCTACTGAGGGGAAGATTCTGTTCTTCAAAGACGAAAAAGAATATGATGTTACACGCAAACTTGGAGATGTGAGTTCCGCTTTCAGAAGAGACATTCAGATGATATACCAAAATCCGTTTGATTCACTTGATCCGAGAATGAGCATATATGAAGTCATCGCAGAACCACTGCGAGCACATCGCATTTTTGAAAACAGGAAAGAAGAGCAAGAGTACGTAAAAGAACTTATGCAAAAAGTAGGTTTAAACCCGGATATGTTGAGTCGATATCCTCACGAATTCTCAGGCGGTCAAAGACAGAGAATAGCCATCGCACGTGCTATTGCTTTAAAACCAAGACTTATAGTTTGCGATGAACCGACCTCCGCGCTGGATGTATCGGTTCAAAACCAGATAATCAATTTACTTGCCAGCCTGAGGTCCGAGTATCATATGAGCTACCTGTTCATCTCACATAACTTAGACGTTGTAAGATATTTGAGTGATCGGATTTACATTATGTACCTTGGGAATGTGGTTGAAGAGGGAAACTCAGACGAAGTATTTTCAAGACCTCTTCATCCCTACACCATCTCTTTGATGCAAGCTATTCCAGACTGGAATCCAAAAGCTCGGAAATTTCATAAATTGACACTCGAGGGAGAGCCACCAAGTCCAATAAATCCACCTTCCGGTTGTCCGTTCCATCCACGTTGTCCATACGCTCAAGACGTATGCAAAAAAGAAAAACCTCAACTAACAGGAGTCGAACACAAAGTGGCTTGTCATTTTCCACAAGGATAGAACTTGAAAACAGTTATAGTCAGAAGGAGTGTTAGAAATGAGTAAAACGAATTTTTGGAAGAGGGTTGACGAGATTATATACTCAGGTATTGACGAGAAAGTGTTTCCAGGTGCAGTTCTGTTAGTAGGAGATCTTAACGGTGTCATTTACGAAAAGGCTTACGGCACGTTAGATGAAGAAACTCCAGTGGAACTTTCAACCTTGTACGATTTGGCAAGCATTACAAAAGTCATAGCAACGACGACCGCTGTCATGAAACTTCTCGAAGAAGGTCGCCTTACATTAAGCGATAGTGTGGGACTTTTTCTCGATGTGCCTGAGGAAAAGGAAAAGGTCACGATATTTGAATTACTAACGCACACTTCAGGTATTCAGCCTTACAGTGACCTGTGGAGAATATTAAGAGGAGAGCAATTAAAGAATGAAGTGATACGCATACAGCCAACTTGTCGCGGTAAGATGCAGTACTCATGCTTGAACTTTATTACATTGATGGCCATCGTTGAACAGATAACCAGTCAAAGTTTTGATACCTATGTACTAAGTTTGCTCAACCTACCGAATACTTTGTTCAGACCTCGGGAAGTAGAGAGATGTGCCCCCACAAGTGTGAGAGACGGAAAAAGGTTAAGGGGCGAACCCGACGATGAGTTGGCTTATTACATAGGCGGTGTTAGTGGAAATGCTGGTTTATTTTCAACCGCAAGGGACATACACACATACGTTCTTCGACTCCTCAAAGGTGAGTATGTTACAAAAAACGTTTTAAAACTTTTCACTGAAACACTTGTCCAAGATCCATCCGATCCGAATACCAAAAGACACTTGGGATGGATGGCCCCAGTTAAAGGAGGAAGCTCAGGGGATTTTGGCAACGAGCGAATGTTTGGGCATACTGGCTTCACAGGTACCAGCCTCTGGATAACTCCAGAAGGTCTTCATGTAATCTTGTTAACAAACAAATGTTTTTACGATCGCTGGGACCAGCGTATACAAAGAATAAGGATGCTTGTACATAACGTTATCTTTGCAAATTTGTTGTGAGATTGCTGGGGGTGAATGGTTGGAAAAATTGGTCAAATTGTGGGATTGGAGTAAATTCTTGCAAGATTTAGAAAAACCAGAACACACAATTTTGGGTCTGATGTCCGGAACATCTGCTGATGGACTGGATATCGCCAACGTTACTTTTAAGTACGAGGATAATAACTTAACGTTTCAAATCAAGAAGGCGGTCACCGTTT
The DNA window shown above is from Fervidobacterium changbaicum and carries:
- a CDS encoding ABC transporter ATP-binding protein, whose translation is METINQKAEMLENVLEVENLKVHFRTPEGIVRAVNGISFTLKKQETLALVGESGCGKSVTAQAIMGLLKSPPAIISGEIKFRSKPITETMLISSIRGKNITMVFQEPMSSFDPLYTIGYQIAEVVEKHLGIKKKDSKELIISMLRRVHIPDAERRYNEYPHQMSGGMLQRIMIALALITNPEILIADEPTTALDVTIQAQVLKLMNELKQEMKMSTIFITHDLGIVAEIADRVIVMYAGRVVERGSVYDIFESPLHPYTKGLLESKIKSAIRGRELPYIPGFVPSSTQIPEGCPFHPRCKYAMDICRKQEPGTFELGSHVVNCHLYAEENRA
- a CDS encoding ABC transporter ATP-binding protein — protein: MNFDSPQNKIIDLVNLKKYFPIRAGVFLQIKGWVKALENVSLSIQKDKVIGVVGESGCGKTTLAKLIVKIHEPTEGKILFFKDEKEYDVTRKLGDVSSAFRRDIQMIYQNPFDSLDPRMSIYEVIAEPLRAHRIFENRKEEQEYVKELMQKVGLNPDMLSRYPHEFSGGQRQRIAIARAIALKPRLIVCDEPTSALDVSVQNQIINLLASLRSEYHMSYLFISHNLDVVRYLSDRIYIMYLGNVVEEGNSDEVFSRPLHPYTISLMQAIPDWNPKARKFHKLTLEGEPPSPINPPSGCPFHPRCPYAQDVCKKEKPQLTGVEHKVACHFPQG
- a CDS encoding serine hydrolase domain-containing protein translates to MSKTNFWKRVDEIIYSGIDEKVFPGAVLLVGDLNGVIYEKAYGTLDEETPVELSTLYDLASITKVIATTTAVMKLLEEGRLTLSDSVGLFLDVPEEKEKVTIFELLTHTSGIQPYSDLWRILRGEQLKNEVIRIQPTCRGKMQYSCLNFITLMAIVEQITSQSFDTYVLSLLNLPNTLFRPREVERCAPTSVRDGKRLRGEPDDELAYYIGGVSGNAGLFSTARDIHTYVLRLLKGEYVTKNVLKLFTETLVQDPSDPNTKRHLGWMAPVKGGSSGDFGNERMFGHTGFTGTSLWITPEGLHVILLTNKCFYDRWDQRIQRIRMLVHNVIFANLL